AGGAAAAAAGCGTTTCTCCGGACGGTAATGCCTTACATTACAAGTCAAAATGCCGCGATTACGGCGGATCGTAACTGGCTTATTTCCAAGCAGTACGACAGCCGCTGGTCGCCGTCCGAGCGTGCGCGCCTGAAAGAGATTGCCAAAAGCTACAAAGTGAGCTGGAACGGGAACACACGTCGTGTGCCCTGGAACACTTTGCTTGAGCGTGTGGATATTATCCCAGGCAGCATGGTCGCAACGATGGCTGCAGCCGAAAGTGGCTGGGGTACCTCAAAGCTTGCGCGCAGCAATAACAACCTCTTCGGCATGAAATGCTCGAAAGGTCGTTGTAACAATGCACCGGGCAAAGTAAAAGGCTACTCACAGTTTGAATCGGTAAAAGATTCCGTGAATGCGTATGTTGTGAATCTGAACACGCACCCGGCGTATAAATCCTTCCGTAAGTCGCGCGCGCAGTTGCGTAAAGCAGACCAGGAAGTGACGGCCAGCACGATGATTCATAAGCTGAAAGGTTATTCAACTCAGGGTCAACGCTATAACAACTATCTGTTTGCGATGTACCAGGATAACCAGCGTTTAATCGCTGCACATATGTAATATTAAAAAAGCCTTCCCTGTGGAAGGCTTTTTTATTTACACCAGCACTTCACTGTAGCGATCGCGATACTCTTTCGGTGTGGTGTCATACTCTTTTTTAAATACCGAATAGAAATACTGAAGCGACGGATAACCGCACATCTGCGAAATCTCGTGAATGGAAAGCGAGGTCGAAATTAACAGGCTGCGGGCTTTCTCCAGCTTCTCGGCATGAATAACCGCATGGATCGTCTCGCCCACCTCTTCTTTAAAACGCTTCTCCAGATTTGAACGCGAAATCCCAACCGCATCCAGCACCTGATCGACTTTAATGCCTTTACAGGCATGGTTACGAATGTAGTGCATCGCCTGAATCACCGCCGGATCGTTCAGCGAGCGGTAATCGGTTGAGCGCCGCTCCACAACGCGCACCGGCGGCACCAGCAGGCGCTGCAGGGGCAGGTTTTCGTTATCCAGCAAACGGTGCAGTAGCTTGGCTGCCTGATAGCCCATCTGACGCGTGCCCTGCGCCACGGAGGAGAGTGCCACCCGTGAGAGGTAGCGCGTCAGCTCCTCGTTATCGATACCAATAACGCACAGCTTCTCCGGCACCGGAATGTGCAGATGCTCGCACACCTGCAGCACGTGCCGGGCGCGGGCATCGGTGACGGCAATTATTCCTGTCTGTGGCGGCAGGGTTTGCAGCCAGTCGGCGAGACGATTCTGCGCGTGCTGCCAGTTCTCAGGTGCGGTTTCCAGCCCCTGATAGACCACACCGCGATACTTCTCCTTCGCCACCAGCTGACAGAACGCATGCTCTCGTTCCGCCGCCCAGCCTTTGCCGCTGGACACGGGCAGGCCATAAAAGGCGAAGCGCTGCACCCCCTTCTCCTTCAGATGGAGAAAGGCGCTCTCCACCAGGGCGTGGTTGTCGGTTGCGATATAGTGAACGGGAGGGTAGTTTTCCGGCTTGTGGTAGGAGCCGCCGACGCCGACGATGGGGACGTCGACATCGACCAGCAGCTGCTGGATGACGGCATCGTCAAAATCCGCGATGACGCCGTCGCCCAGCCAGTCTTTGATATTATCGATACGCATGCGGAAATCTTCTTCGATGAAGATATCCCACTCGGACTGCGACGCCTGCAAGTATTCACCCACACCCTCTACAACCTGGCGGTCATAGGCTTTATTGGCATTGAATAACAACGTAATGCGGTGACGCTTCTCAAACATGGCGCTATTTTTCCAGAATCAGTGACAGACGATAAAGCATCCTCAGGCGCGACGTTTGGTCGCGGAATCCATCCAAACCGCCAGCAACAGAATGGCGCCCTTAACGATATATTGCCAGAATGTCGGGACGTCCATCATACTCATTCCGTTATCCAGCGAGGCCATAATAAAGGCCCCCATCACCGCCCCGGCAACGCTACCTATTCCTCCCGCCAGACTGGTCCCGCCAATGACGCAGGCGGCGATGGCGTCGAGTTCGGCAATGTTCCCCGCCGACGGCGACCCCGCCCCCAGGCGCGAGCTTAAGATCAGCCCGGCAACGGCAACCATCAGGCCGTTGATGGCAAAGACTGCCAGCTTGGTGCGCTCAACGTTGATACCGGACAGGCGTGCGGCTTCGAGATTGCCGCCAATGGCATAAATACGGCGGCCAAAGGCGGTGCGGGTAGCCATAAACATCCCGGCGAGCAGCAGCAGAACCAGCAGCAGCACCGGCGTCGGCACGCCGCGATAGTCGTTCAGCAGCCAGATCGCCCCGAGGACAATCACCGCCGTCAGCGCCTGGCGTCCGACAACCGAGGTGGATGGCGTCGTGGCTAATCCCAGGCTCTGACGACGCATTCTGCTCCGCCACTGCCAGGCCACAAACGCCATCAGGCCAATCGCGCCGAGGCTAAAACCGACCCCGCTGGAGAGATAGCTCTGCCCAATCTGCGACATAGAGGCGCTGGTGGGGGAGACGGTGGTGCCGTTAGTCACGCCAATCAGAATGCCGCGGAAGGCCAGCATCCCCGCCAGGGTGACAATAAACGACGGTACTTTGCGGTAGGCAACCCACCAGCCGTTCCAGGTCCCGAGCAGCAAGCCGAGCAGCAGGGTGACCACGATAGTCAGCGGCAGCGGCCAGCCCAGCCAGACGTCGAAAATGGCCGCCAGGCCGCCGAGCAGGCCCATCATCGAACCCACCGAGAGGTCGATCTCCGCTGAGATAATGACGAACACCATCCCCACCGCCAGAATGCCGGTAATGGCGGTCTGACGCAGCAGGTTGGAGACGTTACGGGCGCTGAGGTACGAGCCGTCAGTGGTCCAGGTGAAGAACAGCATGATCGCCACAATGGCCGCGATCATGACAAAAACCTGCAGATTAAGCCCCTTTAACCCTGAAAACAGACCCGGTGCGGGCGCCGTGGCTTTTAACTCAGATGGATTGCTTTTCGACATGGCGTTCGCTCCTTAATGCGGCTTCCATCACCTGTTCCTGCGTCAGGTTCTGGTTGTTCAGGTTGGCTTTCAGTTTTCCTTCATGCATCACCAGCACCCGGTCGCTCAGACCCAGCACCTCAGGCAGTTCCGAGGAGATCACGATCACCGCGATCCCCTGCTGAACCAGCTGGTTGATCAGCTTGTAGATTTCGTATTTCGCACCGATATCGATCCCACGGGTGGGTTCATCGAGGATCAGGATGCGCGGGTTGAGCAACAGGCAGCGGGCGAGGATCGCCTTCTGCTGATTACCACCGCTGAGACGACCAATGGCGAGGTCCGGCGAAGACGTTTTGACCTTCAGCCGTTGCAGGGACTGCAAAATGCAGTGCTGCTCGGCGGCGTCGTCCAGGCTGCTCAGCTTGCCGCTGAACTGGTCTAAGGCGGCGAGGGTGATGTTTTTACCCACCGCCATCACCGGCACAATGCCATCTTTTTTCCGATCTTCCGGCACCATGGCGATGCCGTGGGCGATGGCCTGCTGGCAGTTTTTGATGTCGACCTGCTGCCCGTCAATAAAGATGCTCCCTTCCCAACGCCCGGGCCAGACGCCGAACAGGCATTGCACCGCCTCGGTACGCCCGGCACCGACCAGCCCGGCCACGCCAAGGATCTCACCGCGACGCAGGGAGAAGGAGACGTCGTTCACCCGTTTAATATGGCGATTGACCGGATGCCAGGCGGTGAGATGCTCCACGCGCAGCACCTCGTCCCCGAGGGTGTGCGGCTCATTCGGGTAGAGCGCAGTCAGTTCGCGGCCCACCATCATGGTAATGATGTCGTCCTCGCTCATCCCCTGCGCTTCGCGGGTGCCGATATGCTGCCCGTCGCGAATAACGCAGACCGTGTCAGATATGGCTTTCACTTCGTTGAGTTTGTGGGAGATATAAATGCAGGCAATACCGTGGTGTTGCAGGTCACGAATGATGTCCAGCAATACCGCGGTTTCCTGTTCCGTCAGCGAGGCGGTTGGCTCATCGAGGATCAGCAGCCTCACCTGTTTATTGAGTGCTTTGGCGATCTCCACCAGCTGCTGCTGTCCCAGACCTAAATCGCCCACCCGGGTATCGGGGGAGATCGCCAGACTCACCTGTGCCAGCAGCTTTTCGCAGCGCAGGGTCATGGTGTCGTAATCCAGCACCCCGTGGCGGGTAATCTCAGCGCCGAGGAAAATGTTCTCCAGCACCGTGAGATGCTTCACCAGCGCCAGCTCCTGATGGATGATGGCGATGCCTTTGCGCTCGGTGTCGCGGATGTGCGTGGCCTGCAGGGTTTCGCCGGCAAACACAATTTCGCCCTCATAGCTGCCGTGGGGATAAATGCCGCACAGCACCTTCATCAGGGTGGATTTGCCCGAACCGTTTTCGCCGCACAGCGAGACGATCTCGCCGGGATTTAAGCGCAGGCTGACGTTATCCACGGCCTTCACCGCGCCAAACGCCTTAGTGATACTTTTCATTTCAAGGAGATAAGACATAACTGCCCCACATGACCCGAAGGAAAACAGTACACGTCGATGCGCCCCCGCCAGGCAGGGGCGATGATGGATTACAGTTCGCTCTTTTTATGGAAACCGTCTTTCACCACGGTGGCGTCAATGTTCTCTTTATTGACTTCGATAGGGGTCAGCAGTCGGGAAGGCACATCTTTCAGGCCGTTGTTCAGACTGGCGTCCGCTTTAGGCTGCTGGCCGTTGCCGAGCTCAACGGCAATTTCCGCAGCGGTGATGGCCAGCTGGGTGATCGGTTTATAGACCGTCATGGTCTGGGTACCGGCCACGATACGTTTCACCCCGGCAAGGTCCGCATCCTGCCCGGAGATCGCCACTTTGCCGGCCAGCCCCTGGGCGCTGAGAGCCTGGATAGCGCCGCCCGCGGTGGCGTCGTTAGAGGCGACCACGGCGTCAATTTTGTTATTGTTGGCGGTTAAGGCGTTTTCCATGATTTTCAGCGCATTTTCTGGCAACCAGCCATCCGCCCACTGATCGCCAACCACTTTAATTTTGCCTTCGTCGATATAGGGCTTCAGCACTTTCATCTGCCCGGCACGGAATAATTTGGCGTTATTATCCACTGGCGAGCCGCCCATCAGGAAATAGTTGCCCTGCGGCACTTTCGCTACCAGGCTTTGCGCCTGTAATTCACCGACTTTTTCATTGTCGAAAGAAATATAATAATCGATATCGGCGTTATTAATCATGCGGTCATAGGCCAGCACTTTAATGCCTTCGCGTTTGGCTTCTTTTACCACGTTACTTAAAACCTGGCCGTTATAGGGAATAATAACCAACACGTCGACGCCGCGGTTTATCATATTTTCGATTTGCGACATCTGAGTTTCTTCATTGCCATTGGCTGACTGGACAAAAACTTTTGCGCCTAATGCTTCTGCCTTATTGACAAAAATATCGCGATCTTTTTGCCAGCGTTCCAGACGGAGGTCATCAATCGCCATGCCGATTTTGACTTCTTTTGCATGACTCGCCGTACTCGCCAGCAGCAGCGATGCACAAAGAGTGAGGCACAGGTTCTTTATCTTCATAATTGTATTGCCTTTTGTAGGGTTAGGTTGCTGAGATAAAAGAAACAATCATTGCAAGAGACGTAGCAAATTCTTAACGGGGAACGGCAGACTGGCAATTACAGATTTTTATCTTCTCGTTATGATATTTGGTTTATTTTCGAATTTATGACCGCGATCTGATTTTAAATTACATAACTTATTAATTACACATGAATCTGGAATTTACGCTGCGAAATTCGTTTGGCTGCAAATTGATTTTGCGAGCCAGCGCACGTTTGTGCATTCTCTCAATAGCAGTGTGAAATAACGTAATTGAGCAACCTGCGATCACTATTCAGTATTACTCCAGTATCTACTTTTCGCCGCACCCCTGATTATGGAGCTCAATATGCAAGCTTATTTCGATCAACTCGATCGCGTTCGTTATGAAGGCCCGAAATCCTCAAATCCTTTAGCGTTTCGTCATTACAACCCGGACGAGCTGGTGTTGGGTAAGCGCATGGAAGATCACCTGCGTTTCGCCGCCTGCTACTGGCATACCTTCTGCTGGAACGGAGCCGATATGTTTGGCGTGGGCTCGTTCGATCGCCCGTGGCAACAGCCGGGCGAAGCGCTGGAGCTGGCGAAGCGTAAAGCGGACGTCGCTTTTGAGTTCTTCCACAAGCTGAACGTGCCGTACTACTGTTTCCACGATGTGGACGTCTCCCCGGAAGGCGCGTCGCTGAAAGAGTATCTGAATAACTTCGCGCAGATGGTCGACGTGCTGGCCGAGAAACAGCAGCAGAGCGGCGTGAAGCTGCTGTGGGGCACCGCCAACTGCTTTACCCACCCGCGCTATGGCGCAGGGGCTGCCACCAACCCGGACCCGGAAGTGTTCAGCTGGGCGGCCACTCAGGTGGTAACAGCGATGAACGCAACCCATCAGCTGGGCGGTGAAAACTACGTGCTGTGGGGCGGGCGTGAAGGCTACGAAACGCTGCTCAACACCGATTTACGCCAGGAGCGCGAGCAGATTGGCCGCTTCATGCAGATGGTGGTGGAGCATAAACACAAAATCGGCTTCCAGGGCACGCTGCTGATCGAGCCAAAACCGCAGGAGCCGACCAAGCATCAGTACGATTACGACGTGGCAACGGTGTATGGCTTCCTCAAGCAGTTCGGGCTGGAAAAAGAGATCAAAGTTAATATCGAAGCCAACCACGCGACCCTGGCCGGCCACTCGTTCCACCACGAGATCGCGTCCGCTATCGCGCTGGGTATTTTCGGCTCCGTGGATGCCAACCGCGGCGACCCGCAGCTGGGCTGGGATACCGATCAGTTCCCGGTCAGCGTGGAAGAGAACGCGCTGGTAATGTACGAAATCATCAAAGCAGGTGGGTTCACCACCGGCGGCCTGAACTTTGACGCCAAAGTGCGCCGTCAGAGTACCGATAAATACGATCTCTTCTATGGTCATATTGGGGCGATGGACACCATGGCGCTGTCGCTGAAAGTGGCTGCCCGCATGATTGAAGACGGTGAGCTGGATAAGCGCGTGGCGAAACGCTATGGCGGCTGGAACAGTGAGCTGGGTCAGCAAATTTTGAAAGGCCAGTTATCGCTGACGGAGCTGGCGAAGTACGCTGAACAGCATAACCTGGCACCGCAGCACCAGAGTGGTCATCAGGAGCTGCTGGAAAACCTGGTGAATCATTACCTGTTCGATAAGTAACGGGTATCGCCGGGCGGCGTTACGCTTGCCCGGCCCACAATTTTTAAGGAGTCCAGGGAATGTATATCGGGATCGATCTTGGCACATCGGGCGTGAAAGCCATTCTGTTAAATGAGCAGGGCGAGGTGCTGGCAACGCAAACAGAAAAATTGCAGGTTTCACGGCCACACCCGCTCTGGTCAGAACAGGATCCTGAAGCCTGGTGGCTGGCAACGGATCGTGCCCTGAAGGCGCTTGGCGAGCAGCACGCGCTGATTGACGTCAAAGCCCTGGGGATTGCCGGACAGATGCATGGCGCCACGCTGCTGGATAAGAACGACCGCGTGCTGCGCCCGGCAATTTTATGGAACGATGGCCGGTGCGGGGAAGAGTGTGCCCTGCTTGAGGCGCGCGTGCCGACATCGCGGGAGATCACCGGCAACCTGATGATGCCCGGTTTTACCGCACCAAAACTCCTGTGGGTCCAGCGTCATGAACCCGAGATTTTTCGCCAGGTAGCGAAGGTATTGCTGCCAAAAGATTATTTGCGTCTGCGGATGACCGGCGAGTATGCCAGCGATATGTCCGATGCGGCAGGCACCATGTGGCTCGACGTTGCAAAACGCGACTGGAGCGAGACGATGCTCGACGCCTGCCATCTCACCCGTGACCATATGCCCGCCCTGTTCGAAGGCTGTGAGCAGACCGGCACGCTGCTGCCGTCGGTCGCGCAGCAGTGGAATATGCCGGCCGTTCCGGTCGTGGCCGGGGGCGGAGATAACGCCGCGGGCGCGGTGGGTGTCGGGATGGCCGATGCCGGGCAGGCGATGCTGTCGCTGGGCACCTCCGGCGTCTACTTTGCCGTGAGCGATGGCTATCGCAGTAATCCTGACAGCGCGGTGCACAGCTTCTGCCATGCATTACCCGGTAAATGGCACCTGATGTCGGTGATGCTCAGCGCAGCGTCCTGCCTGGACTGGGCAGCTAAACTGACCGGATTAAACACTGTTCCGGCCCTGCTTGATGCCGCGCAGCAGGCCGATGAAAACGCGGGTACCCTCTGGTTCCTGCCCTATCTTTCCGGTGAGCGCACGCCGCATAACAATCCCCAGGCAAAAGGGGTGTTCTTTGGCTTAACCCATCAGCATGGCCCGGCAGAACTGGCGCGTGCGGTGCTGGAAGGGGTGGGCTATGCCCTGGCCGATGGCATGGATGTGGTGCATGAGTGCGGGCTTAAACCAACCAGCATTACGCTTATTGGCGGCGGGGCACGCAGCCCGTACTGGCGTCAGATGCTGGCAGATATCAGCGGGCAGCAGCTGGATTACCGTACCGGCGGGGACGTGGGGCCTGCGCTGGGTGCCGCGCGGCTGGCGCAGATCGCGGTGAATCCTGGCAAACCGCTGTCGGCGTTACTGCCACAGCTGGCGCTGGAACAGCAGCACACCCCGGATGCCGGGCGTCATGCCCGCTATGCCGCGCAACGCGACGTGTTCCGCAATATCTATCAGCAGCTTTTACCGCTGATGTCGTGAAACAGCGCCGGGTGGCATTTCGTTTGCACGTATCTGTAGGCCCGTGCAAGCGAAGCGCCGCCGGGCAAACAAGCCGCACTTAACTGACAAACCTGCGCGTATCAATCCGCTGTAACAGCATCGACAGCAGCAGACTGACCACCAGCGTGGCCGAGAAGATCCAGACGATATCCAGCAGCGGCCAGCTTTTTAACTCCACACCACGCGTGCGCAGGGCGTGGATCACCAGCGCGTGAAAACCGTAGATCCCCAACGAGTTACGTGAAATTAACCCCAGCAGCGGCAGGGGGCGTGCATTCAGCGTGTTTTTCACCAGGGTAAATAATGAAACCGCGCAGATAAACACCATCGGACCGCAGTAGAGATACCAGGTATCGGCGAAGGTGCCGCGCCACTGCAGCTCATGCAATGTACCGCGGGAGATAATCGCAACCGCAGCAATAAACAGTGCGGCGCAAATACCATTCATCCAGCGTTTGCGGGTATCTATCATCCCCAGGGCGCGTCCCAGCATGCCGTACAGCACGTAATAGAAGGTGTCGCCGTTGATATAGAGGTTGATCGGTAGCCATTCAAATCCGCCCATTTTTTGCGAGACGGTGTTGGGGTTGGCCACAATGCCAATCACGATCATCAGCGCCAGCAGCATTTTGCCGTTGGCGCTTTTCACCTGCAGTAGCGGCGAGAGCAGGTAAATGACGATAATGGCGAAGAAAAACCACAGGTGATAGAACACCGGCTTTTGCAGCAGGTATCTCAGGGACAGCTCGCTGTTGATCGAGGTAAACAGCACGATGTAGAGGAACGCCACGGTGCTGTAAAACAGCAGGCACAGCCCGATGCGTAAAAAGTGGCGCGGCTGCGCGCTGCGCTCGCCAAAAAAGAGATAGCCGGAGATCATGAAAAACAGCGGCACGCTCACGCGCGAGGCGGAGTTGAGAACGTTGGCGATATCCCAGTTAACGAGGCTGACGCTTGCGGCGTTGGTGATATACCAGGTCGTGGTATGGATCATTACCACCATTAAACAGGCAATTCCCCGCAAATTATCAATCCAGTTTATTTTTTCCTGCATCCATCCCTCTGTTTACGCATTAAAAAAGAGTCTGACTGTGGTATAGCTGCAGACGCTCCGTAGAAAATTCTGAGTTTGCATCGTCCTGCTTGTGTCGGGGCGGTGAGATTCGCAGAATGCCGGGCCATAATCTATAAAGTTTAGAGTTTAAAAATAACAGCCACAGCACAGGGCGGTAATAAAAATGATGATGCGTGCAATGTGGATCCTGATACCCGCGTTACTGGCCGGCTGCGCGGCTCAGGAGTCGACTCCGGTGCAAAAAGGGCAAACCAGGAAAGTGAGTCCGGTGCGGTCGCTGGACATGGAACAGCTGTGTAAGGATCGGGCGGCCCAGCGCTACAATACCGGTGCGCAGAAAATCGACGTCACCGCCTTCGAACAGTTCCAGGGTAGCTATGAAATGCAGGGCTTCACTGCCCGCAACGAGAGTTTCATCTGTTCTTTTGACGCAGAAGGCCATTTTTTACATCTTTCGATGCGTTAAGGCCGTCGCGTAATCAGCTGACTGCGCCGCGAGGGCGTTGTCAGCTATGCTTATTTCCCAATTTTCCCTAAACAACCCCGTTTCGTACTGTATATCTTGCATCCGACGGGTATACTGATCCCTTCCATTCAAAACCACACGTATCCAGCACGAAATACTATGCAAAAGTTTGATACTAAGACCTTCCAGGGCCTGATCCTGACCTTACAGGATTACTGGGCTCGTCAGGGCTGCACCATTG
This genomic stretch from Leclercia sp. AS011 harbors:
- the xylR gene encoding D-xylose utilization transcriptional activator XylR (D-xylose enhances binding of XylR to the xyl promoter and activates transcription.) is translated as MFEKRHRITLLFNANKAYDRQVVEGVGEYLQASQSEWDIFIEEDFRMRIDNIKDWLGDGVIADFDDAVIQQLLVDVDVPIVGVGGSYHKPENYPPVHYIATDNHALVESAFLHLKEKGVQRFAFYGLPVSSGKGWAAEREHAFCQLVAKEKYRGVVYQGLETAPENWQHAQNRLADWLQTLPPQTGIIAVTDARARHVLQVCEHLHIPVPEKLCVIGIDNEELTRYLSRVALSSVAQGTRQMGYQAAKLLHRLLDNENLPLQRLLVPPVRVVERRSTDYRSLNDPAVIQAMHYIRNHACKGIKVDQVLDAVGISRSNLEKRFKEEVGETIHAVIHAEKLEKARSLLISTSLSIHEISQMCGYPSLQYFYSVFKKEYDTTPKEYRDRYSEVLV
- the xylA gene encoding xylose isomerase, which produces MQAYFDQLDRVRYEGPKSSNPLAFRHYNPDELVLGKRMEDHLRFAACYWHTFCWNGADMFGVGSFDRPWQQPGEALELAKRKADVAFEFFHKLNVPYYCFHDVDVSPEGASLKEYLNNFAQMVDVLAEKQQQSGVKLLWGTANCFTHPRYGAGAATNPDPEVFSWAATQVVTAMNATHQLGGENYVLWGGREGYETLLNTDLRQEREQIGRFMQMVVEHKHKIGFQGTLLIEPKPQEPTKHQYDYDVATVYGFLKQFGLEKEIKVNIEANHATLAGHSFHHEIASAIALGIFGSVDANRGDPQLGWDTDQFPVSVEENALVMYEIIKAGGFTTGGLNFDAKVRRQSTDKYDLFYGHIGAMDTMALSLKVAARMIEDGELDKRVAKRYGGWNSELGQQILKGQLSLTELAKYAEQHNLAPQHQSGHQELLENLVNHYLFDK
- the xylB gene encoding xylulokinase, whose amino-acid sequence is MYIGIDLGTSGVKAILLNEQGEVLATQTEKLQVSRPHPLWSEQDPEAWWLATDRALKALGEQHALIDVKALGIAGQMHGATLLDKNDRVLRPAILWNDGRCGEECALLEARVPTSREITGNLMMPGFTAPKLLWVQRHEPEIFRQVAKVLLPKDYLRLRMTGEYASDMSDAAGTMWLDVAKRDWSETMLDACHLTRDHMPALFEGCEQTGTLLPSVAQQWNMPAVPVVAGGGDNAAGAVGVGMADAGQAMLSLGTSGVYFAVSDGYRSNPDSAVHSFCHALPGKWHLMSVMLSAASCLDWAAKLTGLNTVPALLDAAQQADENAGTLWFLPYLSGERTPHNNPQAKGVFFGLTHQHGPAELARAVLEGVGYALADGMDVVHECGLKPTSITLIGGGARSPYWRQMLADISGQQLDYRTGGDVGPALGAARLAQIAVNPGKPLSALLPQLALEQQHTPDAGRHARYAAQRDVFRNIYQQLLPLMS
- the xylF gene encoding D-xylose ABC transporter substrate-binding protein, whose translation is MKIKNLCLTLCASLLLASTASHAKEVKIGMAIDDLRLERWQKDRDIFVNKAEALGAKVFVQSANGNEETQMSQIENMINRGVDVLVIIPYNGQVLSNVVKEAKREGIKVLAYDRMINNADIDYYISFDNEKVGELQAQSLVAKVPQGNYFLMGGSPVDNNAKLFRAGQMKVLKPYIDEGKIKVVGDQWADGWLPENALKIMENALTANNNKIDAVVASNDATAGGAIQALSAQGLAGKVAISGQDADLAGVKRIVAGTQTMTVYKPITQLAITAAEIAVELGNGQQPKADASLNNGLKDVPSRLLTPIEVNKENIDATVVKDGFHKKSEL
- a CDS encoding YsaB family lipoprotein — encoded protein: MRAMWILIPALLAGCAAQESTPVQKGQTRKVSPVRSLDMEQLCKDRAAQRYNTGAQKIDVTAFEQFQGSYEMQGFTARNESFICSFDAEGHFLHLSMR
- a CDS encoding acyltransferase, which produces MQEKINWIDNLRGIACLMVVMIHTTTWYITNAASVSLVNWDIANVLNSASRVSVPLFFMISGYLFFGERSAQPRHFLRIGLCLLFYSTVAFLYIVLFTSINSELSLRYLLQKPVFYHLWFFFAIIVIYLLSPLLQVKSANGKMLLALMIVIGIVANPNTVSQKMGGFEWLPINLYINGDTFYYVLYGMLGRALGMIDTRKRWMNGICAALFIAAVAIISRGTLHELQWRGTFADTWYLYCGPMVFICAVSLFTLVKNTLNARPLPLLGLISRNSLGIYGFHALVIHALRTRGVELKSWPLLDIVWIFSATLVVSLLLSMLLQRIDTRRFVS
- a CDS encoding xylose ABC transporter ATP-binding protein, whose protein sequence is MSYLLEMKSITKAFGAVKAVDNVSLRLNPGEIVSLCGENGSGKSTLMKVLCGIYPHGSYEGEIVFAGETLQATHIRDTERKGIAIIHQELALVKHLTVLENIFLGAEITRHGVLDYDTMTLRCEKLLAQVSLAISPDTRVGDLGLGQQQLVEIAKALNKQVRLLILDEPTASLTEQETAVLLDIIRDLQHHGIACIYISHKLNEVKAISDTVCVIRDGQHIGTREAQGMSEDDIITMMVGRELTALYPNEPHTLGDEVLRVEHLTAWHPVNRHIKRVNDVSFSLRRGEILGVAGLVGAGRTEAVQCLFGVWPGRWEGSIFIDGQQVDIKNCQQAIAHGIAMVPEDRKKDGIVPVMAVGKNITLAALDQFSGKLSSLDDAAEQHCILQSLQRLKVKTSSPDLAIGRLSGGNQQKAILARCLLLNPRILILDEPTRGIDIGAKYEIYKLINQLVQQGIAVIVISSELPEVLGLSDRVLVMHEGKLKANLNNQNLTQEQVMEAALRSERHVEKQSI
- the xylH gene encoding xylose ABC transporter permease XylH yields the protein MSKSNPSELKATAPAPGLFSGLKGLNLQVFVMIAAIVAIMLFFTWTTDGSYLSARNVSNLLRQTAITGILAVGMVFVIISAEIDLSVGSMMGLLGGLAAIFDVWLGWPLPLTIVVTLLLGLLLGTWNGWWVAYRKVPSFIVTLAGMLAFRGILIGVTNGTTVSPTSASMSQIGQSYLSSGVGFSLGAIGLMAFVAWQWRSRMRRQSLGLATTPSTSVVGRQALTAVIVLGAIWLLNDYRGVPTPVLLLVLLLLAGMFMATRTAFGRRIYAIGGNLEAARLSGINVERTKLAVFAINGLMVAVAGLILSSRLGAGSPSAGNIAELDAIAACVIGGTSLAGGIGSVAGAVMGAFIMASLDNGMSMMDVPTFWQYIVKGAILLLAVWMDSATKRRA
- a CDS encoding protein bax, producing MISTPIRRYGAAILMLLTMAFSGEVLAKTHTDTTSKKAHVIKTTSSKVSSKQEYSRNSAKSSSLPDLRKYPSGTPRKKAFLRTVMPYITSQNAAITADRNWLISKQYDSRWSPSERARLKEIAKSYKVSWNGNTRRVPWNTLLERVDIIPGSMVATMAAAESGWGTSKLARSNNNLFGMKCSKGRCNNAPGKVKGYSQFESVKDSVNAYVVNLNTHPAYKSFRKSRAQLRKADQEVTASTMIHKLKGYSTQGQRYNNYLFAMYQDNQRLIAAHM